Proteins encoded within one genomic window of Amycolatopsis sp. 2-15:
- the argB gene encoding acetylglutamate kinase — protein sequence MTGTEDLISADDRLETAAEKAGVLIEALPWLQRFHGATVVVKYGGNAMIDDTLKAAFAQDMVFLRLAGLHPVVVHGGGPQITAMLTRLGVEGEFKGGLRVTTPETMDIVRMVLVGQVSRELVGLINAHGPYAVGISGEDARLFTAERKQATVDGEQVDIGLVGEVAAVNPDAVLDIVNAGRIPVVSTVAPDIDGVVHNVNADTAAGALAAALGAEKLVVLTDVEGLYANWPDRSSLIDRIQVDRLEKMLPELASGMIPKMEACVRAVRGGVRRAHVIDGRVAHSVLLEVFTSRGIGTMVYPEPTPNPEPTPNPEPTPNPEPTPNPENPGTELP from the coding sequence ATGACCGGCACGGAGGACCTGATTTCCGCGGACGACAGGCTCGAGACAGCGGCCGAGAAGGCCGGAGTGCTCATCGAGGCGCTGCCGTGGCTGCAGCGGTTCCACGGCGCCACCGTGGTGGTGAAGTACGGCGGCAACGCCATGATCGACGACACCCTCAAGGCGGCGTTCGCGCAGGACATGGTGTTCCTGCGCCTCGCCGGCCTGCACCCCGTGGTCGTGCACGGCGGGGGACCGCAGATCACCGCGATGCTCACCCGGCTCGGCGTCGAAGGCGAGTTCAAGGGCGGCCTGCGCGTGACCACGCCCGAGACGATGGACATCGTCCGCATGGTGCTGGTCGGGCAGGTCAGCCGCGAGCTCGTCGGCCTGATCAACGCCCACGGCCCGTACGCCGTCGGCATCTCCGGCGAGGACGCGCGCCTGTTCACCGCCGAGCGCAAACAGGCCACTGTGGATGGTGAGCAGGTCGACATCGGCCTCGTCGGCGAGGTCGCCGCGGTCAACCCCGACGCGGTGCTCGACATCGTCAACGCCGGGCGCATCCCCGTGGTGTCCACGGTCGCGCCCGACATCGACGGCGTGGTGCACAACGTCAACGCCGACACCGCCGCCGGGGCGCTGGCCGCAGCGCTGGGCGCGGAGAAGCTCGTGGTGCTCACCGACGTCGAAGGCCTCTACGCCAACTGGCCCGACCGCTCGTCGCTGATCGACCGCATCCAGGTCGACCGGCTGGAGAAGATGCTGCCCGAGCTGGCCAGCGGCATGATCCCGAAAATGGAGGCCTGCGTGCGCGCGGTCCGCGGCGGCGTGCGCCGCGCCCACGTGATCGACGGGCGCGTCGCCCACTCCGTGCTGCTGGAGGTCTTCACCTCACGCGGCATCGGCACGATGGTTTACCCCGAGCCCACGCCGAACCCCGAGCCCACCCCGAACCCCGAGCCCACGCCGAACCCCGAGCCCACCCCGAACCCCGAGAACCCAGGAACGGAGCTCCCGTGA
- a CDS encoding argininosuccinate synthase domain-containing protein, translating to MTTVLAYAGGTAALARLARETDVVTVSVDLGAGDVDLTALRERALAAGAAEAIVVDARAEFANQHCLPALQANALLYDRYPLVGSLARPLIEKHVTAIARAHDAEVVWPREQGGKLSPDRTLWGRAVVVTDPDPWHGPGDVFAYTEDAAVNIDAPDEAVITFDRGVPVAVDGETVTVAEAVLRLGHRAGAHGVGRFDLAMDNREIYEAPGAWVLITAHQELENLTLDRDLARFKRSVDRRWTELVHDGLWSSPLREPLDAFVRHSQEHVCGDVRLVFHGGTAVVTGRRGEEPAGRGRHLHPVGRRYRPLTGQEHPDHPTHRAS from the coding sequence GTGACCACCGTCCTCGCCTACGCCGGTGGCACGGCCGCACTGGCCCGCCTCGCGCGGGAGACGGACGTGGTCACGGTCTCCGTCGATCTCGGCGCGGGCGACGTCGACCTCACGGCGCTGCGGGAGCGGGCCCTCGCGGCCGGCGCGGCGGAGGCGATCGTCGTCGACGCGCGCGCCGAGTTCGCGAACCAGCACTGCCTGCCCGCGCTGCAGGCCAACGCGCTGCTGTACGACCGCTACCCGCTCGTCGGGTCGCTGGCTCGCCCGCTGATCGAGAAGCACGTGACCGCGATCGCCCGTGCTCACGACGCCGAGGTCGTCTGGCCACGTGAACAGGGCGGAAAGCTGTCGCCCGACCGCACGCTCTGGGGCCGCGCCGTCGTGGTCACCGATCCCGATCCGTGGCACGGACCCGGCGACGTCTTCGCCTACACCGAGGACGCCGCGGTCAACATCGACGCGCCCGACGAAGCCGTGATCACGTTCGACCGCGGCGTGCCGGTGGCCGTCGACGGCGAGACGGTGACTGTGGCCGAGGCCGTGCTGCGGCTTGGGCATCGTGCCGGCGCCCACGGCGTCGGCCGCTTCGACCTCGCCATGGACAACCGGGAGATCTACGAAGCCCCCGGCGCGTGGGTGCTGATCACCGCGCACCAGGAGCTGGAGAACCTGACCCTGGACCGGGACCTGGCCCGGTTCAAGCGCTCAGTGGACCGGCGCTGGACCGAGCTCGTCCACGACGGGCTGTGGTCCTCGCCGCTGCGCGAGCCGCTCGACGCGTTCGTGCGGCACAGCCAGGAGCACGTGTGCGGCGACGTCCGGTTGGTGTTCCACGGCGGCACCGCCGTCGTCACCGGTCGCCGCGGCGAAGAGCCCGCCGGACGCGGCAGGCACCTGCACCCCGTCGGCCGGCGGTACCGTCCCCTGACCGGGCAGGAGCACCCGGACCACCCGACCCACCGGGCGTCGTGA
- the argF gene encoding ornithine carbamoyltransferase produces MPRHFLRDDDVSPAEQAALLDLADALKADPLGNKSLAGKTVTAIFEKNSTRTRFSFEVGISQLGGHPVIVDGRSMQLGREETIEDTSRVLSRYVDGIVWRTFAQKRIDSMASVASVPVVNALTDEFHPCQVLTDLMTIRERKGKLAGLTLVYLGDGANNMAHSLLLGGVTAGMHVRVVSPEGFQPDQQVMLDAKHRGTETGGSAAVFTDPYDAVAGADVLVTDTWTSMGQENDGLDRIGPFRALQVNTELLKRAADEAIVLHCLPAHRGWEITDEVLDGPASAVWDEAENRLHAQKALLVWLFEQSGR; encoded by the coding sequence ATGCCTCGCCACTTCCTCCGCGACGACGACGTCAGCCCCGCCGAGCAGGCCGCGCTCCTGGACCTCGCCGACGCGCTCAAGGCCGACCCGCTCGGCAACAAGTCCCTTGCCGGCAAGACGGTCACGGCGATCTTCGAGAAGAACTCCACCCGCACGCGCTTCTCGTTCGAGGTCGGCATCAGCCAGCTCGGCGGTCACCCGGTGATCGTCGACGGCCGGTCGATGCAGCTGGGCCGTGAGGAGACCATCGAGGACACCTCGCGAGTGCTGTCGCGCTACGTCGACGGCATCGTGTGGCGCACCTTCGCGCAGAAGCGCATCGACTCGATGGCGTCGGTCGCGTCGGTGCCGGTCGTCAACGCGCTCACCGACGAGTTCCACCCCTGCCAGGTTCTCACCGACCTCATGACCATCCGCGAGCGCAAGGGCAAGCTCGCCGGGCTGACGCTGGTGTACCTCGGCGACGGCGCCAACAACATGGCCCACTCGCTGCTGCTCGGCGGCGTGACCGCGGGCATGCACGTGCGGGTCGTTTCGCCCGAGGGCTTCCAGCCCGACCAGCAGGTGATGCTCGACGCGAAGCACCGCGGCACCGAGACCGGCGGCAGCGCCGCCGTGTTCACCGACCCGTATGACGCGGTCGCGGGCGCCGACGTGCTGGTCACCGACACGTGGACGTCCATGGGCCAGGAGAACGACGGCCTCGACCGCATCGGCCCGTTCCGCGCGCTGCAGGTCAACACCGAGCTGCTCAAGCGCGCGGCCGACGAGGCCATCGTGCTGCACTGCCTGCCCGCGCACCGCGGCTGGGAGATCACCGACGAGGTGCTCGACGGCCCGGCCAGCGCGGTGTGGGACGAGGCCGAGAACCGTCTGCACGCCCAGAAGGCGCTGCTGGTCTGGTTGTTCGAGCAGAGCGGGCGATGA
- the argC gene encoding N-acetyl-gamma-glutamyl-phosphate reductase, which translates to MTVKIAVAGASGYAGGELLRLLLTHPEVEIGALTAASSAGTLLGTHQPHLAPLAGRVLAETTAETLAGHDVVFLALPHGHSAEVAAQLGPDVLVVDLAADHRLANPADWQRWYGGEHAGQWPYGLPELPGAREKLVGTKRVAVPGCFPTGGSLALAPALAAGLVEPDVTVVAVTGTSGAGKSLKPNLLGSEVMGSASAYGVAGKHRHTPEFAQNLSGAAGKPVTVSFTPVLAPMPRGILTTATAPLIGDVDENTVREVYEKAYDAEPFVQLLPAGMWPATASTLGSNNVQLQVGVDADAGRLVVICSIDNLTKGTAGGAVQSMNLALGFPEATGLSTVGVAP; encoded by the coding sequence ATGACGGTGAAGATCGCGGTGGCCGGCGCGAGCGGCTACGCGGGCGGTGAACTGTTGCGCCTGTTGCTGACCCATCCGGAAGTCGAGATCGGTGCGCTGACGGCGGCGAGCAGCGCGGGGACGCTGCTGGGCACGCACCAGCCGCACCTCGCGCCCCTGGCCGGGCGCGTGCTGGCCGAGACCACGGCGGAGACGCTGGCCGGGCACGACGTCGTGTTCCTCGCGCTGCCCCACGGCCACTCGGCCGAGGTCGCGGCGCAGCTCGGACCCGACGTGCTCGTGGTCGACCTCGCCGCCGACCACCGGCTGGCGAACCCGGCCGACTGGCAGCGCTGGTACGGCGGCGAGCACGCCGGGCAGTGGCCCTACGGCCTGCCCGAGCTGCCCGGCGCGCGCGAGAAGCTCGTGGGCACCAAGCGTGTCGCGGTCCCGGGCTGCTTCCCGACCGGCGGCTCGCTCGCTCTCGCCCCGGCGCTGGCCGCGGGCCTGGTCGAGCCGGACGTCACGGTCGTGGCGGTCACCGGCACGTCCGGCGCGGGCAAGAGCCTCAAGCCGAACCTGCTCGGGTCCGAGGTGATGGGGTCCGCGAGCGCGTACGGCGTCGCGGGCAAGCACCGGCACACCCCCGAATTCGCGCAGAACCTCTCCGGCGCGGCCGGAAAGCCGGTGACCGTGTCCTTCACGCCCGTGCTCGCCCCGATGCCGCGCGGCATTCTCACGACCGCGACCGCACCCCTGATCGGCGATGTCGACGAGAACACCGTGCGTGAGGTGTACGAGAAGGCCTACGACGCCGAGCCGTTCGTGCAGCTGCTGCCCGCGGGGATGTGGCCCGCGACGGCTTCGACGCTCGGGTCGAACAACGTCCAACTCCAGGTGGGCGTGGACGCCGACGCGGGCCGCCTGGTCGTGATCTGCTCGATCGACAACCTCACCAAGGGCACCGCCGGCGGTGCTGTCCAGTCGATGAACCTGGCGCTCGGCTTCCCCGAGGCCACCGGACTTTCCACTGTGGGAGTGGCACCGTGA
- a CDS encoding helix-turn-helix domain containing protein: protein MTIIEEHRTEVRAGNVQYQIVVLARPGETAEQRRVTVTVGGEGPDGESVVHGRLDLDTTVVPAVADLLAGSLHAFAGGPRRRSGERPAQQGKPWSAELDAELESAWLAGDTVAELARRFERTAGGIRSRLPRVGCDPERPGRHLPAPPSLREAAEGER, encoded by the coding sequence ATGACGATCATCGAAGAGCACCGGACCGAGGTCCGGGCCGGAAACGTCCAGTACCAGATCGTCGTCCTCGCCCGCCCGGGCGAGACGGCCGAGCAGCGCCGCGTCACGGTCACCGTGGGCGGCGAAGGGCCCGACGGAGAGTCCGTCGTGCACGGCAGGCTCGACCTCGACACCACCGTGGTCCCCGCGGTGGCCGACCTCCTGGCCGGCAGCCTCCACGCCTTCGCGGGCGGGCCGCGCCGAAGATCGGGCGAACGCCCCGCGCAGCAAGGGAAACCGTGGAGCGCCGAGCTCGACGCGGAGCTGGAGTCCGCGTGGCTCGCGGGCGACACGGTCGCCGAGCTGGCCCGCCGGTTCGAGCGCACGGCGGGTGGCATCCGCTCCCGCCTGCCGCGCGTCGGCTGCGACCCGGAACGGCCGGGGCGCCACCTGCCCGCGCCGCCGAGCCTGCGCGAGGCCGCCGAAGGGGAGCGGTGA
- the argJ gene encoding bifunctional glutamate N-acetyltransferase/amino-acid acetyltransferase ArgJ, whose protein sequence is MTVTGPKGFRAAGVAAGIKASGALDLTLVVNDGPLDLAAGVFTRNVIKAAPVLWSQEVLKQQKLKAVVLNSGGANAATGPGGFQDTHATAEKVAEVLDIGAIEVAVCSTGLIGERLPMAAVLSGVDSAVKALDASAEAGLNAACAVMTTDTKPKQVFAAHSNGWSVGGFAKGAGMLAPNLATMLSVLTTDAVVDKEVLDRALRAATRVTYDRLDVDGGTSTNDTVLVLASGASGVEPTEAELTEQLTAVAHDLVLQLRADSEGATKDVDVTVRGAASEDDAVVVARTIAEDNLVKTALFGSDPNWGRIAMALGRAPARIDPETVSITINGVTLFASGTTAADRSAADLSGRAIEVVVDLGVGSAEATIYTTDLSHGYVEENSAYSS, encoded by the coding sequence GTGACCGTCACCGGCCCGAAGGGTTTCCGCGCCGCCGGCGTCGCCGCAGGCATCAAGGCCTCCGGCGCGCTCGACCTCACGCTCGTCGTGAACGACGGCCCGCTCGACCTCGCCGCGGGTGTGTTCACGCGCAACGTGATCAAGGCCGCGCCCGTGCTGTGGTCGCAGGAAGTCCTGAAGCAGCAGAAGCTGAAGGCGGTCGTGCTCAACTCCGGCGGCGCCAACGCGGCGACCGGCCCGGGCGGGTTCCAGGACACGCACGCCACCGCGGAGAAGGTCGCCGAGGTCCTCGACATCGGCGCGATCGAGGTGGCCGTGTGCTCCACCGGCCTCATCGGCGAGCGGCTCCCGATGGCCGCGGTGCTGTCCGGTGTGGACAGTGCGGTCAAGGCGCTCGACGCGAGCGCCGAGGCGGGCCTGAACGCGGCTTGCGCCGTGATGACCACGGACACGAAGCCGAAGCAGGTGTTCGCGGCCCACTCGAACGGGTGGAGTGTCGGCGGGTTCGCCAAGGGCGCCGGCATGCTCGCGCCGAACCTGGCCACGATGCTGTCGGTCCTCACCACCGATGCCGTGGTGGACAAGGAAGTTCTCGACCGCGCGCTGCGCGCCGCCACCCGGGTCACCTACGACCGGCTCGACGTCGACGGCGGCACGTCCACCAACGACACGGTGCTGGTGCTCGCGTCCGGCGCGAGTGGGGTCGAGCCGACGGAAGCCGAGCTCACCGAGCAGCTCACCGCCGTCGCCCACGACCTCGTGCTGCAGCTGCGCGCCGACTCCGAGGGCGCGACCAAGGACGTGGACGTCACGGTGCGCGGTGCCGCGTCCGAGGACGACGCCGTGGTGGTCGCCCGCACGATCGCCGAGGACAACCTCGTGAAGACGGCACTGTTCGGCTCCGACCCCAACTGGGGCCGCATCGCGATGGCGCTCGGTCGCGCACCCGCGCGCATCGATCCGGAGACGGTGTCGATCACGATCAACGGCGTCACGCTGTTCGCGTCCGGCACCACCGCGGCGGACCGCTCGGCCGCCGACCTGTCGGGGCGCGCCATCGAGGTCGTCGTCGACCTGGGTGTCGGCTCGGCCGAGGCCACGATCTACACCACCGATCTGTCCCACGGCTACGTCGAAGAGAACAGCGCCTACTCCTCATGA
- the argH gene encoding argininosuccinate lyase, giving the protein MSAKDQPVALWGGRFASGPAEAMAALSASTHFDWRLAPYDIAGSRAHARVLCKAGLLTDAELAGMLEALDTLAQDVASGAFTPTVADEDVHTALERGLLERAGTELGGKLRAGRSRNDQVATLFRMWLRDAARRVVAGTLDVVDALVSQAQRHPAVILPGRTHLQHAQPVLLAHHLLAHGQALLRDVSRLRDWDARTAESPYGSGALAGSSLGLDPEAVATELGFDTSVENSIDGTASRDFVAEFAFAVAMLAVNLSRIAEEVIIWNTAEFGYVTLDDAWATGSSIMPQKKNPDVAELTRGKAGRLIGNLTGLLATLKAQPLAYNRDLQEDKEPVFDSVEQLELLFPAIAGMLATLTFHTDRLAELAPAGFTLATDIAEWLVRQGVPFRVAHEAAGESVRVAEGRGVGLDELTDEEFHAINPALTPAVREVLTVEGSVRSRNARGGTAPERVAEQLDRLVDRVTTVRQWLK; this is encoded by the coding sequence GTGAGCGCGAAAGACCAGCCGGTGGCCCTGTGGGGCGGCCGGTTCGCCAGCGGGCCGGCCGAGGCGATGGCGGCGCTGAGCGCCTCCACCCACTTCGACTGGCGCCTGGCGCCCTACGACATCGCCGGCTCGCGGGCCCACGCCCGAGTGCTGTGCAAGGCGGGGCTGCTCACCGACGCGGAGCTGGCGGGCATGCTCGAGGCGCTCGACACACTCGCGCAGGACGTGGCCTCGGGTGCGTTCACGCCGACCGTGGCCGACGAAGACGTGCACACCGCCCTCGAACGTGGCCTGCTGGAGCGCGCGGGCACGGAGCTGGGCGGCAAGCTGCGCGCGGGCCGCTCGCGCAACGACCAGGTAGCCACGCTGTTCCGCATGTGGCTGCGCGACGCCGCGCGCCGCGTGGTCGCCGGCACCCTCGACGTGGTCGACGCGCTCGTTTCGCAGGCCCAGCGCCACCCCGCGGTCATCCTGCCCGGCCGTACCCACCTGCAGCACGCGCAGCCGGTCCTGCTCGCGCACCACCTGCTGGCCCACGGCCAGGCGCTGCTGCGCGACGTCTCCCGCCTGCGCGACTGGGACGCCCGCACCGCCGAGTCCCCGTACGGCTCGGGCGCGCTGGCCGGCTCGTCGCTCGGCCTCGACCCCGAGGCCGTGGCCACGGAGCTGGGCTTCGACACGAGTGTGGAGAACTCCATCGACGGCACCGCGTCGCGCGACTTCGTGGCCGAGTTCGCCTTCGCTGTCGCGATGCTCGCGGTGAACCTGTCGCGGATCGCCGAAGAGGTGATCATCTGGAACACCGCCGAGTTCGGCTACGTCACCCTTGACGACGCGTGGGCCACCGGCAGCTCGATCATGCCGCAGAAGAAGAACCCCGACGTCGCGGAGCTCACGCGCGGCAAGGCGGGCCGGCTCATCGGCAACCTCACCGGCCTGCTGGCGACGCTGAAGGCGCAGCCGCTCGCGTACAACCGCGACCTGCAGGAGGACAAGGAACCGGTGTTCGACTCGGTCGAGCAGCTGGAGCTCCTGTTCCCGGCGATCGCGGGCATGCTCGCCACGCTGACCTTCCACACCGACCGGCTCGCCGAGCTGGCCCCGGCGGGCTTCACCCTCGCCACGGACATCGCCGAGTGGCTGGTGCGCCAGGGCGTGCCGTTCCGCGTGGCCCACGAGGCGGCGGGGGAGAGCGTGCGCGTGGCCGAGGGCCGCGGCGTCGGGCTCGACGAGCTGACCGACGAGGAGTTCCACGCCATCAACCCGGCCCTCACGCCGGCGGTGCGCGAGGTGCTTACGGTCGAGGGATCGGTGCGTTCGCGCAACGCCCGCGGCGGCACGGCGCCCGAGCGCGTCGCCGAGCAACTCGATCGCCTCGTGGACCGGGTGACGACCGTGCGGCAATGGCTGAAGTAG
- a CDS encoding arginine repressor: MTGSRVGRQARITELVSTMAIRSQTELAKLLAAEGIEVTQATLSRDLDELGAVKLRGADSGAPVYVIPEDGSPVRGVQGGTSRLSRLLAELLVSADASGNLTVLRTPPGAAQFLASAIDRAALEEVVGSIAGDDTVAVIAREPLSGRDLAERFTALARRSAEGEEL, from the coding sequence ATGACCGGCAGCCGGGTCGGGCGCCAGGCTCGCATCACGGAGCTGGTGTCCACGATGGCCATCCGCAGCCAAACCGAGCTCGCCAAGCTGCTCGCGGCCGAGGGCATCGAGGTCACGCAGGCGACGTTGTCGCGCGACCTCGACGAGCTCGGCGCCGTGAAGCTGCGCGGCGCCGACTCGGGGGCGCCGGTTTACGTCATCCCCGAGGACGGCAGCCCGGTGCGTGGCGTGCAGGGCGGTACGTCGCGGTTGTCCCGGCTGCTCGCGGAACTGCTCGTCTCGGCCGACGCGTCCGGCAACCTCACCGTTTTGCGCACGCCGCCCGGCGCCGCGCAGTTCCTCGCGAGCGCCATCGATCGCGCCGCGTTGGAAGAGGTCGTCGGCTCCATCGCCGGCGACGACACGGTCGCCGTCATCGCCCGGGAACCCTTGAGCGGCAGGGATCTGGCGGAGCGGTTCACCGCGCTCGCCCGGCGCTCGGCGGAGGGCGAGGAGCTGTGA
- a CDS encoding alpha/beta hydrolase, translating into MKKILAVLAAVGVAAGTMAAAPAATAAQGAATAGYTPPSISWGPCQTTSLKNAGAECGFLVVPMDYAKPSGTKVQVAVSRIKHKSAQYQGVMLVNPGGPGGSGLGLSVLGQYVPDGAGESYDWIGFDPRGVGSSKPVVTCDGGYFSYDRPPYVPSTPQLERTWLAKAKGYAEACAKNGAILDHIKTIDVAQDMDSLRVALGEKQINYYGFSYGTYLGQVYSTLYPMNVRRMVLDGNVDPGKVWYQANLDQDVAFDRNIKIYFGWLAEYDDVYHLGKTEATVEKLWYDQQNKLDRSAAGGVIGGDEWTDVFLGAGYYVFGWEDLAKAFDGWVHRGDWQTLKSLYDRSNPPGDDNGYAVYSAVQCTDVKWPTSWNRWRLDNWTTFFRAPFETWGNAWFNAPCRDWPAKAGKPVKVGGGKVGGVLLISEELDAATPYAGSLAVRKLFPKSSLISAPGGTTHAGSLSGVACVDDKVADYLATGALPKRTSGNHSDAQCDPVPPPVPAAADAQQKSEAPAPAQAQAQAKTGALSHF; encoded by the coding sequence GTGAAGAAGATCCTTGCCGTCCTGGCCGCCGTGGGTGTCGCGGCCGGGACGATGGCCGCCGCGCCGGCCGCCACAGCTGCGCAGGGGGCGGCGACGGCGGGCTACACCCCGCCGTCGATCAGCTGGGGGCCGTGCCAGACCACGAGCCTGAAGAACGCGGGCGCCGAGTGCGGGTTCCTCGTGGTCCCGATGGACTACGCGAAACCCTCCGGCACCAAGGTGCAGGTCGCCGTGTCGCGGATCAAGCACAAGTCCGCGCAGTACCAGGGCGTGATGCTGGTCAACCCGGGCGGCCCCGGAGGTTCCGGGCTGGGGCTCTCGGTGCTCGGCCAATACGTGCCGGACGGCGCCGGCGAGAGCTACGACTGGATCGGCTTCGACCCGCGCGGCGTCGGCTCCAGCAAGCCGGTCGTGACATGCGACGGCGGCTACTTCTCTTACGACCGCCCGCCGTACGTGCCTTCGACCCCGCAGCTCGAGCGCACCTGGCTCGCCAAGGCCAAGGGCTACGCGGAGGCGTGCGCGAAGAACGGCGCCATCCTCGACCACATCAAGACCATTGACGTGGCGCAGGACATGGACAGCCTCCGCGTGGCGCTGGGGGAGAAGCAGATCAACTACTACGGCTTCTCCTACGGCACCTACCTCGGCCAGGTCTACAGCACGCTGTACCCGATGAACGTGCGCCGCATGGTGCTCGACGGCAACGTCGACCCGGGCAAGGTCTGGTACCAGGCCAACCTGGACCAGGACGTGGCGTTCGACCGCAACATCAAGATCTACTTCGGCTGGCTCGCCGAGTACGACGACGTGTACCACCTCGGCAAGACCGAGGCCACCGTGGAGAAGCTCTGGTACGACCAGCAGAACAAGCTCGACCGTTCCGCCGCCGGTGGCGTGATCGGCGGCGACGAGTGGACCGATGTCTTCCTGGGGGCCGGCTACTATGTGTTCGGCTGGGAGGACCTGGCCAAGGCGTTCGACGGCTGGGTGCACCGCGGCGACTGGCAGACGCTCAAGAGCCTCTACGACCGCTCCAACCCGCCCGGTGACGACAACGGGTACGCCGTGTACAGCGCCGTCCAGTGCACCGACGTGAAGTGGCCGACCAGCTGGAACCGCTGGCGCCTCGACAACTGGACGACGTTCTTCCGCGCGCCGTTCGAGACCTGGGGCAACGCGTGGTTCAACGCGCCCTGCCGCGACTGGCCCGCCAAGGCCGGGAAGCCGGTGAAGGTCGGCGGCGGCAAGGTCGGCGGCGTGCTGCTCATCAGTGAGGAGCTCGACGCGGCGACGCCGTACGCCGGCAGCCTCGCCGTGCGCAAGCTGTTCCCGAAGTCGAGCCTGATCAGCGCGCCCGGCGGCACTACGCACGCCGGCTCGTTGTCCGGCGTCGCCTGCGTGGACGACAAGGTCGCCGACTACCTCGCGACCGGCGCGCTGCCGAAGCGCACCTCGGGCAACCACTCCGACGCGCAGTGCGACCCGGTGCCCCCACCGGTCCCGGCGGCCGCGGACGCACAGCAGAAGAGCGAGGCACCAGCTCCAGCCCAGGCCCAGGCCCAGGCAAAAACGGGCGCGCTGTCGCACTTCTGA
- a CDS encoding acetylornithine transaminase → MDNYGTPGLTLVRGEGARVWDAEGTEYLDLVGGIAVNALGHAHLEVVRAVSEQIATLGHTSNLYVNPVALELAEALLDVAGLTGQGKVLFVNSGAEANEAALKISRLTGRTKVVAAEGAFHGRTMGSLSLTGQPGKRDPFAPLVPGVTHVPFGDVEALRAAVDTDTAAVFLEPVLGEAGVIPAPDGYLQAAREITKATGTLLVLDEVQTGIGRLGTWFAFQQTGIVPDVITLAKGLGGGLPIGAVIGIGAAGELLKPGQHGTTFGGNPVCCAAGLAVLRTIARDNLLDHVSSLGKDIATGVEALGHPLVSGVRGAGLLLGITLREPVSAAVAKAVQEAGYLVNPVAPDTIRLAPPLVLEAEQAQAFLTALPDALDSTTTKDPN, encoded by the coding sequence ATGGACAACTACGGAACCCCCGGGCTGACGCTGGTCCGCGGCGAGGGCGCGCGGGTGTGGGACGCCGAGGGCACCGAGTACCTCGACCTCGTCGGCGGCATCGCGGTCAACGCGCTCGGCCACGCCCATCTCGAGGTGGTGCGCGCCGTCTCCGAGCAGATCGCGACGCTGGGCCACACGTCGAACCTGTACGTGAACCCGGTCGCGCTGGAGCTCGCCGAGGCGCTGCTCGACGTCGCGGGCCTGACCGGCCAGGGCAAGGTCCTGTTCGTGAACTCCGGCGCCGAGGCCAACGAGGCCGCCCTGAAGATCAGCCGCCTGACCGGCCGCACCAAGGTCGTCGCGGCGGAGGGCGCGTTCCACGGCCGCACGATGGGGTCGCTGTCGCTCACCGGCCAGCCGGGCAAGCGCGATCCGTTCGCGCCGCTGGTCCCCGGGGTCACGCACGTGCCGTTCGGCGACGTCGAAGCGCTGCGCGCTGCCGTCGACACCGACACCGCCGCCGTGTTCCTCGAGCCGGTGCTGGGCGAAGCGGGCGTGATCCCCGCGCCCGACGGCTACCTGCAGGCCGCTCGCGAGATCACCAAGGCCACCGGCACGCTGCTCGTGCTCGACGAGGTGCAGACCGGCATCGGCCGGCTCGGCACCTGGTTCGCCTTCCAGCAGACGGGCATCGTCCCCGACGTCATCACTTTGGCGAAGGGCCTCGGCGGCGGCCTGCCGATCGGCGCCGTGATCGGCATCGGCGCGGCGGGCGAGCTGCTGAAGCCGGGCCAGCACGGCACCACCTTCGGGGGCAACCCGGTCTGCTGCGCCGCCGGGCTGGCCGTGCTGCGCACCATTGCGCGCGACAACCTGCTCGACCACGTCTCCTCGCTGGGCAAGGACATCGCGACCGGCGTCGAGGCGCTCGGGCACCCGCTCGTCTCCGGCGTGCGCGGCGCCGGGCTGCTGCTCGGCATCACGCTGCGCGAGCCGGTGTCCGCCGCGGTCGCCAAGGCCGTGCAGGAAGCCGGTTACCTCGTCAACCCCGTCGCACCGGACACCATCCGGCTCGCCCCGCCGCTCGTGCTCGAGGCCGAGCAGGCGCAGGCCTTCCTGACCGCACTCCCGGATGCGCTCGACTCCACCACCACGAAGGACCCGAACTGA